TGATGACGAAGCTGGATGTGATGTACTTGAGCATGTCACTAACTTAGAAAACCCCACCATAGCCCTCAATGTGACATTTGAGGATGGGGATACATTTAAGAGGGCAATTAGACAATATGCAGTACTGAATGAGTTTGAAATTGCAGCTCCTTACAGTGAGAGGACAAGATATAGAGGGCATTGCAAGGGCACACAGAGCAAAGGGAAGAGGTGTAAATGGAGGATTCATGCTTCTGAGTTGCAGGATGGACAAACTTGGCAGGTTGGCATTGATATGCTTTGTTAATTGAATACAATATTGTTTTTGGATCTGATAATACTTTTTTTTGCATGCTGTATTGTATTTTGTAGATAAAGAGGCTAGTGGACAAGCATACATGTGCCAGCAGAGCCAAGGTTGACCACAATTCCATGGCAACTAATGCTTGGGTTAGGGACAGGGTCATTGATATTCTAAGGGAGGAACCAACAACTGGAGCTGCTGCTCTAAAGAAGATGTTAGAGAAGAAGTACAACATAAAGCTATCATACTATGTGGCCTGGGATGGAAAAGAGATGGCTCTGGAACAGATCATGGGCAAATGGGATGATAGTTTTGAAGACGCATTTAGATTCAAGGCTGAGGTTGAGAGGACCAATCCTGGGAGTCTAGTGGAGATTGATCATCAAAAGATTGGAAATAAAGTGAGGTTTACAAGGATGTTTGTTGCCTTAAAGACATGTGTTGATGGATTTCTGACTGGTTGTAGACCATTTCTAGGTGTGGATTCACCTGTCTTAACTGGTAGGTGGAGAGGACAGCTTGCATCAGCCTCAACAGTTGATGGCCATAACTGGCTTTTTCCAGTAGCTTATGCTGTTTTTGAGTCAGAATCAAGTGACAATTGGAAGTGGTTCTTTGAAAGGTTGCAAATTGCTATAGGCTCACCACCAGGGCTTGTTATCTGTACAGATGCAGGAAAAGGGATTGACAATGCTGTGACATCAGTGTTCTCAAATGGGGTAGAACACAGGGAGTGCATGCGCCACTTTGTTAAGAACTTTCAGAAAAGGTACAGAGGTGTTGTATTCAAGAAGCACTTATGGCCAGCTTGTAGAGCTTACAATCAAGGTCATTATGAATACCATTACAACATTATGCAGAAGGCCTCACCAAATGCCATTAAGTGGATAGAGGATAATCACAAACATTTATGGAATAGGTGGAAGTTTTCTGATGTTAGCAAATGTGACTATGTCACTAACAATATTGCTAAAACCTTCAATAGTTGgatcagaaaagaaaaggcacaACCAGTTATTCCCCTGATGGACAGGATCAGACAACTGATCATGGAGAAACATGACACTAGGAGGGATTTTGCTAAAAAGTGGACTAGTAGGATCCTGCCTCACATAACAAAGGACCTCAATGCTAGGAGTAGGAATTTGAAGTATGTCATTCACAAAGGCCACAATAACACTGCAGAGATAGAAGGCACTACCAAAAAGTTGAAAACCTGGAGACACACTGTTGATCTCGAAAATAGGACCTGCAGTTGTAGAAGGTGGCAGATCACTGGGCTCCCATGTACACATGCCCTGTGTCTAATCAATGCAACAGGAAACAGAAATGTTGACGATTTTATAGATGAGTACTACTCAGTTGACATGTTCAAGAGGGCTTATGAAGGTGTAGTGATGCCAATGACAGGTAGAAGCCAATGGCCAAAAGTGAATCTGGGATTCAAGCTTTGGCCACCACTTCTAAAGAGATCTGCTGGACGTCcaagatcaagaaggataaaGGGTGTCGAAGAAGGAGGGAAGGTAATAGGTAAGAAGAGGTGTAAGAGGTGTGGACAGCTTGGCCACATGATGAAGACATGCAATGAGACCGTTTATGACTCAgatgcacctcctccagcaccGCCCAAGCCAAAGAAAACAAGGACTAAGAAAGCTAAGACTACAAGCACTGCTTCAACCATGCAATCCCAGACTGGAGAGTGCACCACAATTGTTGCAGCTGCTTTACTGACAAATAGCCCTGCAGGCAACACGAGGAGGTGAGATGAACTTGTAACATTTCCTTTACTTGTCAATTACACATGTCAAGAGTCCTAACAATTTTCTTTCCAATAGCCGCAAGAGGCAATTGGACAATGCAGATGGTGCTACCTCACCTACACCTGATGATCAGAAGGCTAACAAGCTAAAGAAAAGGAAGGTGCAGAACAAGCAGACCAAGAAGCAGTTGCTTATGAACCGACTGTCTGAGCGAAAGTCTTTGTCTCCTAAAATACCAGACTTGTTGGCTTAGTTAAGTTATGGCAGACTTGTTGCCTTTGTTAAGCAATGCCAGACTTGTTGGCTTAGTTAAGTAATGGCAGACTTGTTGCCTTCATTAAGCAGTGCTAGACTTGTTGGCGATGTTCAGGCTTAAATCGTGCTGGATTGGTCATGACAACATAACTGCATTACTCATGTCTTACAGCATTCATCAGAAGATACCAACATAACCTACAAACTGCTTACTTGACTAGCAACACCATCAGAAAACAAGAAGCAAAAGAAACAAGTTGGCTACGCCTAGAACAACAAGACATTCCCTGTTCTATCAATCTTGGTCTCTAATGCCATCTTGCTATGAGCAACGTTCTTGAAAGCAGCATCTGCATCCTTCAAATTGTCAACTGCACCCTGCAACAGTTCAGTGCACCACTCAACACCAACGATGGCCCTCTTCACAGCCTCAATGCCTTTCACATCTGGACCCCTTCCTGCTACCTTTGAGCTAGAGAGgaggcaatggcggcggcggcggcggcgaactccGGGGCTGCGCACAGGGTCCGCATCTGGGACCCGGAGGAggtgaggatgaggaggagggcggTGCCGTGGACCTCCCTGGGGGTCGACGGGGCTGacagcgaggaggcggcggcggcgagggcgagtgCGACGTCTACGTCGGGCACGGCGGCGACGCGCAGAGGATGGCGGCGTGGCTGCACGCCGAGCTGGAGCTGCTGGGCGTACCCTGCGTCGCGGCCAACCAGCGCCGCAGGCGCACACGGCCGAGCGGGGCGCCATGGACGCGGCCGTGGTCAGGGTGACCCTATCCGATGCTAGTAAATGGCTCGTCGGCCTCCCCTATTCAACTTGGTCGAACCAGACCATCTAACCCGAGCCAAGGGCAGTATTGTCCATTCAATTCGGTTCCTCTCTCCAGGTTTGggcaaaataatataaaaaggGGTGCGGTGTGATGCAGCAAAGGAACCCATTTTCATAATGGTACCGGGCAAATTCGATGGTTTGCGGTGTGTGCCAGCATATTAGGTCATATCGCAGTGTCCCACATCAAATTTTGCCAAAAGTGTTCCGTTGTTGATTTCTAGCATTGGCGTTAGCTGctgattaaaaaaagaaaatcacaaaaCCCACCGCCCAACCCACGCACGCAGCCTACCCCAGGCCCAAAGCAGACAGACACGCATCCCCTAGAGGAACACACGCACGCCCAGGAGGAGCGCGACCACCaagctggcggcggcgtgcctCCCAGTGGCGCGCGCCCCCGGCACAGCAGCTCCGCAGGCCTCCCCTCCATGGTGCGCACCTCTCCTTTCCCTCTTGTTTTCTGCTGTTCATCTCCTTCTCGTGCTTTGTCTAAACTCTAgcttttttgaaaatataaaccCTAGATTTTAGGGATTCTGTAGTGCTGGGATAAGAAATCGTGGATTTGAGTAGGAATGGATGCTACTGAAGTTCCAGAAGGGTAATTCCCTCTCACCCGCTTTGGATTCTTCgaatttgtaattattttgctGGTATTTATATCTGTTCCATATATTTGTGGCTTGCATATTGTAGGATTGATCCAAAGAATGCTTGTAAAATAGAGGTCAATGTCAACTCATACTTCAGCACTAGAGATGGTAAGAAGGTGTACAATCGGGGTCGGATCATAAAATGGATTGTTGATTCGGAACAATATGCAGTCATTGATCTCGAGAAGGATATTATTAGAGAAGGATATCTCTGAGACAGCAACCAAAGGGCAAATTTCTGGGTTGTAACAGGGCCCCATTTGACATGCAAGTTAACTTCAGATGGTCAGCTTCTTAACTTGCAATGTTGATgag
This window of the Panicum virgatum strain AP13 chromosome 1K, P.virgatum_v5, whole genome shotgun sequence genome carries:
- the LOC120655149 gene encoding uncharacterized protein LOC120655149 gives rise to the protein MITSRHETSSILAESGSIEAKANKAKRSKVGKSIDDDEEPWVDEEEEYVGINDELPYMSDVEAHAEANNRSDHAPSDSDFDSDSSVNDELLVDDEAGCDVLEHVTNLENPTIALNVTFEDGDTFKRAIRQYAVLNEFEIAAPYSERTRYRGHCKGTQSKGKRCKWRIHASELQDGQTWQIKRLVDKHTCASRAKVDHNSMATNAWVRDRVIDILREEPTTGAAALKKMLEKKYNIKLSYYVAWDGKEMALEQIMGKWDDSFEDAFRFKAEVERTNPGSLVEIDHQKIGNKVRFTRMFVALKTCVDGFLTGCRPFLGVDSPVLTGRWRGQLASASTVDGHNWLFPVAYAVFESESSDNWKWFFERLQIAIGSPPGLVICTDAGKGIDNAVTSVFSNGVEHRECMRHFVKNFQKSRKRQLDNADGATSPTPDDQKANKLKKRKVQNKQTKKQLLMNRLSERKSLSPKIPDLLA